The nucleotide sequence AAAACCAAGTGCAACGCGCCTGATAAGGCGGTTTAATGTTGCGTAGTAAAAACGACGACTAGGAGACCGCTGTGCAGGGTTTTGATCCGCGCTGGGAAAGCCCAGAACACTACGTATTGGGCATCACCAAGGCCATCTGGGAGGGTCGTGATATCGGCTCCCTGACCCATTACTACGCGGACGACATCGTGGTGCGTTCGTCGGCCAGCGTTATCCAAGGCAACAGCGGCATTATCGCCGCGACGCTGGCAACCTTGGCTGAATTTCCAGACCGCGAACTGCTCGGTGAAGACGTCATCTGGTCCGGCGCCGGCGATGGATTTTTAAGCTCGCACCGGCTGATCAGCACCGCCACACACAGCCACCCAGGGGTCTACGGTGCACCAACGGGCCGGCGCGTGGCCTATCGTATTTTGGCCGATTGCCACTGCCAAAACGACCAAGTTAACGACGAATGGTTAGTCCGCGATCAAGGCGCGATCGTGCGCCAAATGGGCCTGGACCCGAAAGCCTTCGCGGCCAATCTGATCAACAACGAAGGCGGGGCACAGGTGTGCGTCCAACCCTACACCGAACACAACGACATTCAGGGACCCTATCGCGGGCGCGGCAACACACATATCCGCGGCCAGCAGTTAGCCGACCTGATTACCCGGATCATGAACGCCGAGTTGTCGGCGATTGAACAGACCTATGACCGAGCCTGCCAACTGGAATACCCGAGCGGTCAGTCAGCTCAGGGCTGGAAAGCCGCCGACCAGTTTTGGCTAGGTTTGCGCGCAGCATTCCCCAACGCGGTATTTAGCATCGAGCACCAGATCGGTATGGACGGCGGCGATTTGTCACCACGCGCGGCGGTACGCTGGACACTGAAAGGCAAACACGATGGCTGGGGTGCTTTTGGCACGCCCAGCGGTGCGGACGTGTTCATCATGGGCATGACCCACGCCGAGTTTGGCCCCAGGGGGCTCAGGCGCGAGTGGACGCTGATTGACGAGACCGCGGTTTGGAAACAAATTCTGTTACAGACAGGGTAAATGTTAAGGCGTGCCGGCGCAGTCACATGCACCGGCAGTGGCCACATGAAAATAATATCTTATTTAACATAATATACATTACACGACATAAAGGCTGCCCCGGTGATCAGCGCCAACTCACGGTTTCATCCAAGGGCTTGCGCTGAATATCGGGCACCTGAGCGCCGACTGCCGGATAACCAACCACCAATAACAAATACGGCCGCTCGCGCTTGGGACGATCGAGTATTTGATTCAAAAAACCCATCGGGCTTGGTGTGTGGGTCAAGGTCGCCAATCCAGCTTGGTGCAGCGCGGCGATCAAAAAGCCGCAGGCAATACCGACCGATTCAGGCATGTAATAGTTTTTAGTTTTTTCGCCATCGGCGTCGACGCCGTAGCGCTCCAAGAACACCGCTATCAAGGCCGGCGCTGTTTCCAGAAATGGCTTGTCAGCATCGGTCGCCAATGGCTTCAAATCATCCAACCATTGATCGCCAGCTTTGCCTGCATAAAACGCACGTTCTTCATCTTCGGCGGCCAGTCTAATCTGACGCTTGAGTGCGGGTGTTTGGACAACCACAAAGTGCCAGGGCTGCTTGTTGGCGCCACTGGGAGCTGAGGCCGCGGCGCGCAACGCGTCGGCTAAAATGGCCGGATCAACGGCTGCGGTTGAAAAGTCTCGAACCGTACGCCGGCGAACCAAATAGTCAGCCAGTTCGCGCACATCCGTGCGCCCCTGCGCCGGCGTTTTGACGGTAAAATCTAGCACTGTTTGCGGGACCACTGAAACACTCTTTTATTAGCATTTTCAGCAGGTTAACAGGCCAAACTGAAGTTTCCTAGCGGCATAGGTTGCGGCCGCGCATGGTGGCATGACTAAAGTCCCCCGAGCGCTCGCGCCAACGTACAAGTGCGGCCTCCACCTCGTCGGCGCTACCCAAGCGCATGACGCAGTGGCTCAACAACGTCTTGTTGGGGTCGTAACCTAGGGTCGCCAATTCGTTGCATTCTTTAAAAACCACACGCTCGACGATGC is from Litorivicinus lipolyticus and encodes:
- a CDS encoding nuclear transport factor 2 family protein; translated protein: MQGFDPRWESPEHYVLGITKAIWEGRDIGSLTHYYADDIVVRSSASVIQGNSGIIAATLATLAEFPDRELLGEDVIWSGAGDGFLSSHRLISTATHSHPGVYGAPTGRRVAYRILADCHCQNDQVNDEWLVRDQGAIVRQMGLDPKAFAANLINNEGGAQVCVQPYTEHNDIQGPYRGRGNTHIRGQQLADLITRIMNAELSAIEQTYDRACQLEYPSGQSAQGWKAADQFWLGLRAAFPNAVFSIEHQIGMDGGDLSPRAAVRWTLKGKHDGWGAFGTPSGADVFIMGMTHAEFGPRGLRREWTLIDETAVWKQILLQTG
- a CDS encoding nitroreductase family protein, with amino-acid sequence MVPQTVLDFTVKTPAQGRTDVRELADYLVRRRTVRDFSTAAVDPAILADALRAAASAPSGANKQPWHFVVVQTPALKRQIRLAAEDEERAFYAGKAGDQWLDDLKPLATDADKPFLETAPALIAVFLERYGVDADGEKTKNYYMPESVGIACGFLIAALHQAGLATLTHTPSPMGFLNQILDRPKRERPYLLLVVGYPAVGAQVPDIQRKPLDETVSWR